The following are from one region of the Melospiza melodia melodia isolate bMelMel2 chromosome 16, bMelMel2.pri, whole genome shotgun sequence genome:
- the LOC134425666 gene encoding UAP56-interacting factor-like isoform X1, with product MEAAGPQPAPGPAAGPQPGAEEIDMSLDDIIKRHRKEQPDASAVGDSRRQQVKNRSSAPGYGRPRYRAWKQRNLQGPQRFRRGFGQQQLNRRQFRNALPGGKRRAAAAFQGVSPLNRQDSAQEGTKKSNAFAKSSGGQQEEQPQPSASPKSFRADAASIRAPGRSRPFLLNRGAAFQQKRMQQWFYKAPFQRWQMDSQGEGKPPRMRRWQVKPSPGAILTVSVLNPQAGQLSLPGSKRPFLRSQRAPAQVAKPQPRGVLLRFNFRAMANQTSLTLDERFSGLRNKRRFTAARSARRTVTMP from the exons ATGGAGGCGGCGGGGCCGCAGCCCGCACCGGGCCCCGCGGCGGGGCCGCAGCCGGGCGCCGAGGAGATCGACATGTCCCTGG ATGACATCATAAAGCGGCACAGGAAGGAGCAGCCAGATGCCAGCGCCGTGGGCGACAGCAGAAGGCAGCAGGTCAAGAACAGGAGCTCAGCCCCCGGCTATGGGCGGCCCCGGTACCGAGCCTGGAAGCAGAGGAATCTGCAAG GACCTCAGCGTTTCAGAAGAGGCTTTGGACAGCAGCAGCTCAATCGGAGGCAGTTCAGGAATGCTCTGCCTGGTGGCAAGAGAAGAGCAGCTGCTGCATTCCAAGGAGTGAGCCCTTTGAACCGCCAGGACTCGGCCCAGGAG GGCACCAAGAAGAGCAATGCTTTTGCCAAAAGCAGTGGTGGGCAGCAGGAGGAACAGCCACAGCCATCTGCAAGCCCCAAGAGTTTCAGAGCAGATGCTGCCAGCATCCGTGCCCCAGGGAGGAG CAGGCCTTTCCTGCTGAACAGGGGAGCAGCGTTCCAGCAGAAGCGGATGCAGCAGTGGTTCTACAAAGCTCCCTTCCAGAGATGG CAGATGGATTCTCAAGGAGAAGGGAAACCGCCAAGGATGAGAAG GTGGCAAGTGAAACCCAGCCCGGGAGCAATTCTGACGGTTTCTGTGCTTAATCCCCAGGCGGGCCAGCTCAGCCT GCCTGGATCCAAGCGCCCATTCCTGCGAAGCCAGAGAGCCCCAGCACAGGTGGCCAAGCCCCAGCCCCGGGGGGTGCTGCTGAGGTTCAACTTCCGCGCCATGGCCAACCAG ACCAGCCTGACTCTGGATGAGAGGTTCTCTGGTCTGAGGAATAAGAGGCGCTTTACAGCGGCCAGGAGCGCCCGGCGGACGGTCACCATGCCTTAG
- the LOC134425666 gene encoding UAP56-interacting factor-like isoform X3: protein MEAAGPQPAPGPAAGPQPGAEEIDMSLDDIIKRHRKEQPDASAVGDSRRQQVKNRSSAPGYGRPRYRAWKQRNLQGPQRFRRGFGQQQLNRRQFRNALPGGKRRAAAAFQGVSPLNRQDSAQEGTKKSNAFAKSSGGQQEEQPQPSASPKSFRADAASIRAPGRSRPFLLNRGAAFQQKRMQQWFYKAPFQRWMDSQGEGKPPRMRRWQVKPSPGAILTVSVLNPQAGQLSLPGSKRPFLRSQRAPAQVAKPQPRGVLLRFNFRAMANQTSLTLDERFSGLRNKRRFTAARSARRTVTMP, encoded by the exons ATGGAGGCGGCGGGGCCGCAGCCCGCACCGGGCCCCGCGGCGGGGCCGCAGCCGGGCGCCGAGGAGATCGACATGTCCCTGG ATGACATCATAAAGCGGCACAGGAAGGAGCAGCCAGATGCCAGCGCCGTGGGCGACAGCAGAAGGCAGCAGGTCAAGAACAGGAGCTCAGCCCCCGGCTATGGGCGGCCCCGGTACCGAGCCTGGAAGCAGAGGAATCTGCAAG GACCTCAGCGTTTCAGAAGAGGCTTTGGACAGCAGCAGCTCAATCGGAGGCAGTTCAGGAATGCTCTGCCTGGTGGCAAGAGAAGAGCAGCTGCTGCATTCCAAGGAGTGAGCCCTTTGAACCGCCAGGACTCGGCCCAGGAG GGCACCAAGAAGAGCAATGCTTTTGCCAAAAGCAGTGGTGGGCAGCAGGAGGAACAGCCACAGCCATCTGCAAGCCCCAAGAGTTTCAGAGCAGATGCTGCCAGCATCCGTGCCCCAGGGAGGAG CAGGCCTTTCCTGCTGAACAGGGGAGCAGCGTTCCAGCAGAAGCGGATGCAGCAGTGGTTCTACAAAGCTCCCTTCCAGAGATGG ATGGATTCTCAAGGAGAAGGGAAACCGCCAAGGATGAGAAG GTGGCAAGTGAAACCCAGCCCGGGAGCAATTCTGACGGTTTCTGTGCTTAATCCCCAGGCGGGCCAGCTCAGCCT GCCTGGATCCAAGCGCCCATTCCTGCGAAGCCAGAGAGCCCCAGCACAGGTGGCCAAGCCCCAGCCCCGGGGGGTGCTGCTGAGGTTCAACTTCCGCGCCATGGCCAACCAG ACCAGCCTGACTCTGGATGAGAGGTTCTCTGGTCTGAGGAATAAGAGGCGCTTTACAGCGGCCAGGAGCGCCCGGCGGACGGTCACCATGCCTTAG
- the LOC134425666 gene encoding UAP56-interacting factor-like isoform X2 — MEAAGPQPAPGPAAGPQPGAEEIDMSLDDIIKRHRKEQPDASAVGDSRRQQVKNRSSAPGYGRPRYRAWKQRNLQGPQRFRRGFGQQQLNRRQFRNALPGGKRRAAAAFQGVSPLNRQDSAQEGTKKSNAFAKSSGGQQEEQPQPSASPKSFRADAASIRAPGRRPFLLNRGAAFQQKRMQQWFYKAPFQRWQMDSQGEGKPPRMRRWQVKPSPGAILTVSVLNPQAGQLSLPGSKRPFLRSQRAPAQVAKPQPRGVLLRFNFRAMANQTSLTLDERFSGLRNKRRFTAARSARRTVTMP, encoded by the exons ATGGAGGCGGCGGGGCCGCAGCCCGCACCGGGCCCCGCGGCGGGGCCGCAGCCGGGCGCCGAGGAGATCGACATGTCCCTGG ATGACATCATAAAGCGGCACAGGAAGGAGCAGCCAGATGCCAGCGCCGTGGGCGACAGCAGAAGGCAGCAGGTCAAGAACAGGAGCTCAGCCCCCGGCTATGGGCGGCCCCGGTACCGAGCCTGGAAGCAGAGGAATCTGCAAG GACCTCAGCGTTTCAGAAGAGGCTTTGGACAGCAGCAGCTCAATCGGAGGCAGTTCAGGAATGCTCTGCCTGGTGGCAAGAGAAGAGCAGCTGCTGCATTCCAAGGAGTGAGCCCTTTGAACCGCCAGGACTCGGCCCAGGAG GGCACCAAGAAGAGCAATGCTTTTGCCAAAAGCAGTGGTGGGCAGCAGGAGGAACAGCCACAGCCATCTGCAAGCCCCAAGAGTTTCAGAGCAGATGCTGCCAGCATCCGTGCCCCAGGGAGGAG GCCTTTCCTGCTGAACAGGGGAGCAGCGTTCCAGCAGAAGCGGATGCAGCAGTGGTTCTACAAAGCTCCCTTCCAGAGATGG CAGATGGATTCTCAAGGAGAAGGGAAACCGCCAAGGATGAGAAG GTGGCAAGTGAAACCCAGCCCGGGAGCAATTCTGACGGTTTCTGTGCTTAATCCCCAGGCGGGCCAGCTCAGCCT GCCTGGATCCAAGCGCCCATTCCTGCGAAGCCAGAGAGCCCCAGCACAGGTGGCCAAGCCCCAGCCCCGGGGGGTGCTGCTGAGGTTCAACTTCCGCGCCATGGCCAACCAG ACCAGCCTGACTCTGGATGAGAGGTTCTCTGGTCTGAGGAATAAGAGGCGCTTTACAGCGGCCAGGAGCGCCCGGCGGACGGTCACCATGCCTTAG
- the LOC134425666 gene encoding UAP56-interacting factor-like isoform X4 codes for MEAAGPQPAPGPAAGPQPGAEEIDMSLDDIIKRHRKEQPDASAVGDSRRQQVKNRSSAPGYGRPRYRAWKQRNLQGPQRFRRGFGQQQLNRRQFRNALPGGKRRAAAAFQGVSPLNRQDSAQEGTKKSNAFAKSSGGQQEEQPQPSASPKSFRADAASIRAPGRRPFLLNRGAAFQQKRMQQWFYKAPFQRWMDSQGEGKPPRMRRWQVKPSPGAILTVSVLNPQAGQLSLPGSKRPFLRSQRAPAQVAKPQPRGVLLRFNFRAMANQTSLTLDERFSGLRNKRRFTAARSARRTVTMP; via the exons ATGGAGGCGGCGGGGCCGCAGCCCGCACCGGGCCCCGCGGCGGGGCCGCAGCCGGGCGCCGAGGAGATCGACATGTCCCTGG ATGACATCATAAAGCGGCACAGGAAGGAGCAGCCAGATGCCAGCGCCGTGGGCGACAGCAGAAGGCAGCAGGTCAAGAACAGGAGCTCAGCCCCCGGCTATGGGCGGCCCCGGTACCGAGCCTGGAAGCAGAGGAATCTGCAAG GACCTCAGCGTTTCAGAAGAGGCTTTGGACAGCAGCAGCTCAATCGGAGGCAGTTCAGGAATGCTCTGCCTGGTGGCAAGAGAAGAGCAGCTGCTGCATTCCAAGGAGTGAGCCCTTTGAACCGCCAGGACTCGGCCCAGGAG GGCACCAAGAAGAGCAATGCTTTTGCCAAAAGCAGTGGTGGGCAGCAGGAGGAACAGCCACAGCCATCTGCAAGCCCCAAGAGTTTCAGAGCAGATGCTGCCAGCATCCGTGCCCCAGGGAGGAG GCCTTTCCTGCTGAACAGGGGAGCAGCGTTCCAGCAGAAGCGGATGCAGCAGTGGTTCTACAAAGCTCCCTTCCAGAGATGG ATGGATTCTCAAGGAGAAGGGAAACCGCCAAGGATGAGAAG GTGGCAAGTGAAACCCAGCCCGGGAGCAATTCTGACGGTTTCTGTGCTTAATCCCCAGGCGGGCCAGCTCAGCCT GCCTGGATCCAAGCGCCCATTCCTGCGAAGCCAGAGAGCCCCAGCACAGGTGGCCAAGCCCCAGCCCCGGGGGGTGCTGCTGAGGTTCAACTTCCGCGCCATGGCCAACCAG ACCAGCCTGACTCTGGATGAGAGGTTCTCTGGTCTGAGGAATAAGAGGCGCTTTACAGCGGCCAGGAGCGCCCGGCGGACGGTCACCATGCCTTAG
- the LOC134425666 gene encoding UAP56-interacting factor-like isoform X5, whose product MEAAGPQPAPGPAAGPQPGAEEIDMSLDDIIKRHRKEQPDASAVGDSRRQQVKNRSSAPGYGRPRYRAWKQRNLQGPQRFRRGFGQQQLNRRQFRNALPGGKRRAAAAFQGVSPLNRQDSAQEGTKKSNAFAKSSGGQQEEQPQPSASPKSFRADAASIRAPGRSRPFLLNRGAAFQQKRMQQWFYKAPFQRWQMDSQGEGKPPRMRRWQVKPSPGAILTVSVLNPQAGQLSLPGSKRPFLRSQRAPAQVAKPQPRGVLLRFNFRAMANQTSLTDGL is encoded by the exons ATGGAGGCGGCGGGGCCGCAGCCCGCACCGGGCCCCGCGGCGGGGCCGCAGCCGGGCGCCGAGGAGATCGACATGTCCCTGG ATGACATCATAAAGCGGCACAGGAAGGAGCAGCCAGATGCCAGCGCCGTGGGCGACAGCAGAAGGCAGCAGGTCAAGAACAGGAGCTCAGCCCCCGGCTATGGGCGGCCCCGGTACCGAGCCTGGAAGCAGAGGAATCTGCAAG GACCTCAGCGTTTCAGAAGAGGCTTTGGACAGCAGCAGCTCAATCGGAGGCAGTTCAGGAATGCTCTGCCTGGTGGCAAGAGAAGAGCAGCTGCTGCATTCCAAGGAGTGAGCCCTTTGAACCGCCAGGACTCGGCCCAGGAG GGCACCAAGAAGAGCAATGCTTTTGCCAAAAGCAGTGGTGGGCAGCAGGAGGAACAGCCACAGCCATCTGCAAGCCCCAAGAGTTTCAGAGCAGATGCTGCCAGCATCCGTGCCCCAGGGAGGAG CAGGCCTTTCCTGCTGAACAGGGGAGCAGCGTTCCAGCAGAAGCGGATGCAGCAGTGGTTCTACAAAGCTCCCTTCCAGAGATGG CAGATGGATTCTCAAGGAGAAGGGAAACCGCCAAGGATGAGAAG GTGGCAAGTGAAACCCAGCCCGGGAGCAATTCTGACGGTTTCTGTGCTTAATCCCCAGGCGGGCCAGCTCAGCCT GCCTGGATCCAAGCGCCCATTCCTGCGAAGCCAGAGAGCCCCAGCACAGGTGGCCAAGCCCCAGCCCCGGGGGGTGCTGCTGAGGTTCAACTTCCGCGCCATGGCCAACCAG ACCAGCCTGACTGATGGGCTCTAA